A genome region from Melospiza melodia melodia isolate bMelMel2 chromosome 26, bMelMel2.pri, whole genome shotgun sequence includes the following:
- the LOC134429645 gene encoding arylacetamide deacetylase-like 4, giving the protein MESYYILVLLAGILVAFVLLVLIATDHFFKEQIPSDVDQPAKLRLYHCLYTLVEILAKNLNHLGIIKEHTLIRLITGGLPAWQDSQLFIKDLHFDGVPIRIYLPREPSASKRRGVIFIHGGCGIFGSIRSYERICRYIARKSDSVVVSLGYHLAPEYRYPAQTLECLSATVHFLKTADTYGVDPARIIVCGDSVGGTFATSVCQELVHRTDIPKIRAQVLIYPFLQALNFNLPSDQKNAAVPFLFRERAVHFILKYLNKDCSLKEPILAGSHVPGSINLKYSKWISPDLIPDEFKLGYKPPLPTVFLPQVHEEVQELFEPRVSPLLAEDAVVCGLPDTCIVTCEHDVLRDDGLLYKKRLEDNNVHVTWHHVEKGFHAAVGFFGYGIFSFPSSNTIINHAVDFIKGY; this is encoded by the exons ATGGAATCCTATTATATTCTGGTTTTATTAGCAGGAATTTTAGTTGCTTTTGTATTGCTGGTTTTAATTGCAACTGATCATTTCTTCAAGGAGCAGATTCCTTCTGATGTTGACCAGCCAGCAAAGCTCCGCCTCTATCACTGTTTGTACACTCTGGTGGAAATTCTG GCAAAGAATTTAAACCACTTGGGTATCATCAAGGAGCACACACTTATCAGGCTGATCACAGGGGGACTCCCAGCATGGCAGGATTCCCAGCTCTTCATTAAAGATCTGCATTTTGATGGGGTACCCATAAGGATTTACCTCCCAAGAGAACCATCTGCCAGCAAACGGAGAGGAGTCATCTTCATCCatggaggatgtggcatttttGGAAGCATCA GGAGTTATGAAAGAATTTGCCGGTACATAGCCAGAAAATCTGATTCAGTGGTTGTGTCTCTTGG GTACCATTTAGCCCCTGAGTACAGGTATCCAGCCCAGACTCTGGAATGCCTCAGCGCCACCGTGCACTTCCTGAAGACTGCAGACACCTACGGGGTGGACCCCGCTCGGATTATTGTTTGTGGGGACAGTGTAGGGGGCACGTTTGCTACCAGTGTTTGCCAAGAGCTTGTGCACAGGACAGATATCCCCAAGATTCGTGCCCAGGTGCTGATCTATCCATTTCTCCAAGCCCTGAACTTCAATCTGCCATCTGATCAGAAAAATGCTGCCGTTCCCTTCTTGTTCCGGGAGCGCGCAGTCCATTTTATTCTCAAATACCTGAATAAGGATTGCTCCCTGAAGGAACCAATTCTGGCTGGTTCTCATGTTCCTGGGAGTATAAATTTGAAATATAGCAAATGGATAAGTCCAGATCTTATTCCAGATGAGTTTAAACTGGGCTATAAACCACCACTGCCCACTGTGTTTTTGCCTCAAGTCCATGAAGAAGTGCAAGAGCTGTTTGAACCCCGGGTGTCCCCTCTGCTGGCAGAGGATGCTGTTGTTTGTGGTCTCCCTGACACCTGTATTGTCACCTGTGAGCATGATGTGCTCAGGGATGATGGGCTGTTGTACAAGAAACGCTTAGAGGACAACAATGTACACGTGACCTGGCACCACGTGGAAAAAGGCTTTCATGCTgcagtgggattttttggatatGGTATTTTCTCTTTCCCGTCATCAAATACTATAATTAATCATGCTGTAGACTTTATCAAAGGCTATTAA